From Oreochromis niloticus isolate F11D_XX linkage group LG1, O_niloticus_UMD_NMBU, whole genome shotgun sequence, a single genomic window includes:
- the LOC102081219 gene encoding ATP-dependent RNA helicase SUPV3L1, mitochondrial, which translates to MSVNRCVCFVSRLQRHFNSRTARITTSSCHVSSGSSLLQGQHRPGTVVWSRDVSSNSSSPKPPDTSLFVPVSLKADASADGGVGIELTQPLDKNELLKVLNRFYKRKEMQKLAADSGLDARLFHQAFISFRKYILEMTSLPADLHIILNDICCGAGHIDDIYPYFMRHAKQIFPMLDCMDDLRKISDLRVPANWYPEARAIQRKVIFHAGPTNSGKTYHAIQRYLAAKSGVYCGPLKLLAHEIFEKSNDAGVPCDLVTGEERTFVDPEGRAAGHVACTIEMCSVTTPYEVAVIDEIQMIRDPSRGWAWTRALLGLCAEEIHVCGEPAAIDFIKELMFTTGEEVEVHNYQRLTPFSILDHAVESLDNLRPGDCIVCFSKNDIYSISRQIEARGQECAVIYGSLPPGTKLSQAKKFNDPDDPCKILVATDAIGMGLNLSIKRIIFNSLVKPNVNEKGEKQMETISTSQALQIAGRAGRFSSKFKEGEVTTMHRDDLPVLKEILSHSVDPIETAGLHPTAEQIEMFAYHLPDATLSNLVDIFVSLSQVDGLYFVCNIDDFKFLADMIQHIPLNLRSRYVFCTAPINKKQPFVCTSFLKFARQFSRDEPLTFDWVCRHISWPLAPPKNIKDLVHLEAVHDVLDLYLWLSYRFMDMFPDTASIREIQRELDDIIQQGVRNITRLIRASDPTVTDPLQAQSNRHSQTGRGTGSTKFLTGSRGQRGQRASGQMMDSSLASRLVRDGLLTPDLLQQLQREWSKDQKQDNSSQRALDLEHQSNNKGKRKKKKK; encoded by the exons ATGTCGGTGAACCGCTGCGTTTGTTTCGTTTCTCGGCTTCAGCGTCACTTTAACTCCCGGACTGCTCGCATCACCACCAGCAGCTGTCATGTGTCCTCTGGGTCTAGTTTGTTACAGGGACAGCATCGACCCGGTACAGTGGTCTGGAGCAGGGATGTTTCGTCTAACAGCTCCTCTCCGAAACCTCCGGACACCTCGTTGTTTGTCCCCGTCTCCCTGAAGGCAGACGCCTCGGCAGACGGCGGTGTGGGAATAGAGCTCACCCAGCCGCTGGATAAAA ATGAGCTGCTGAAGGTTCTGAATCGGTTTTACAAAAGGAAAGAGATGCAGAAGCTGGCAGCGGACTCGGGTTTGGATG CTCGTCTGTTCCACCAGGCCTTCATCAGCTTCAGGAAGTATATCCTAGAGATGACGTCACTCCCCGCCGACCTGCACATCATCCTCAACGACATCTGCTGTGGAGCAG GTCATATAGATGACATCTATCCATACTTCATGCGTCACGCCAAGCAGATCTTTCCCATGTTGGACTGTATGGATGACCTGAGAAAGATCTCAGACCTCAGGGTCCCGGCCAACTG GTACCCCGAGGCACGTGCCATCCAGAGGAAGGTGATTTTCCACGCTGGGCCAACTAACAGTGGTAAAACCTACCATGCCATCCAACGCTACCTGGCTGCTAAGTCTGGTGTGTACTGTGGCCCCTTGAAGCTGCTGGCCCACGAGATCTTTGAGAAGAGCAACGATGCT GGTGTACCATGTGACCTGGTTACTGGAGAGGAGAGGACCTTTGTAGACCCAGAGGGTCGAGCAGCTGGTCATGTGGCCTGCACCATTGAGATGTGCAGCGTCACTACACCGT ATGAGGTTGCTGTAATCGACGAAATTCAAATGATCCGAGATCCTTCCAGAGGATGGGCATGGACCAGAGCTCTGCTGG gtctctgtgcagagGAGATCCACGTGTGTGGGGAACCTGCTGCCATAGACTTTATCAAAGAGCTGATGTTCACCActggagaggaggtggag gttCACAATTACCAGCGTCTAACTCCTTTCTCAATACTGGATCATGCTGTGGAGTCATTAGACAACCTGAGACCAGGAGACTGCATCGTGTGCTTTAGTAAAAATGACATCTATTCAATCAGCAGGCAGATCGAGGCCAGAGGGCAAGAATGTGCTGTAATCTATGGGAGCTTACCTCCAG GCACCAAGCTGTCCCAGGCAAAGAAGTTTAATGACCCTGATGACCCCTGCAAGATTCTGGTTGCTACAGATGCTATAGGCATGGGCCTTAACCT GAGTATAAAACGCATCATCTTCAACAGTCTGGTGAAGCCTAATGTTAATGAGAAAGGGGAGAAACAGATGGAGACCATCAGCACTTCTCAGGCTCTGCAGATCGCTGGCCGTGCTGGGAG GTTCTCCTCCAAGTTTAAAGAGGGAGAAGTTACAACCATGCACAGAGACGATCTCCCCGTCCTCAAAGAAATACTCAGTCACTCTGTCGATCCTATAGAG ACTGCAGGACTCCATCCGACTGCAGAGCAGATAGAGATGTTTGCTTACCATCTGCCCGATGCAACGCTGTCCAACCTTGTT GACATATTTGTCAGCCTCTCTCAGGTGGATGGTTTGTATTTTGTCTGCAACATTGACGACTTTAAGTTTCTGGCGGACATGATTCAGCACATACCGCTTAACCTGAGGTCACGCTATGTCTTCTGCACTGCTCCCATCAACAAAAAGCAGCCTTTTGTATGTACCTCCTTCCTTAAG TTTGCCCGTCAATTCAGTCGAGACGAACCCCTGACGTTTGACTGGGTCTGTCGCCACATCAGCTGGCCTCTGGCTCCACCCAAAAACATTAAAGACCTGGTTCACCTGGAAGCTGTCCATGACGTGTTGGATCTCTACCTCTGGTTAAG CTACCGTTTTATGGACATGTTTCCAGATACTGCCTcaattagagaaatccagcgggaACTTGATGATATCATCCAGCAGGGTGTGCGAAATATCACCCGGCTCATCAGAGCCTCTGACCCAACAGTCACTGACCCACTGCAGGCGCAGAGCAACAGGCATAGCCAGACAGGAAGGGGAACTGGTAGCACTAAGTTTTTGACTGGAAGCAGAGGTCAAAGGGGACAGAGAGCCTCAGGACAGATGATGGACAGCTCTCTGGCTAGTCGTTTGGTGAGAGACGGGCTGTTGACGCCCGATTTGCTCCAGCAGCTGCAGAGGGAATGGTCTAAAGATCAGAAGCAGGACAACAGCAGTCAGAGGGCACTCGATCTGGAGCATCAGAGTAATAAcaaagggaaaaggaaaaagaagaagaaatga
- the vps26a gene encoding vacuolar protein sorting-associated protein 26A: MTFSPSSVTDWVHEARLAVSKTVQTAEMSFLGGLFGPVCEIDVLLNDAENRKTAELKTEDGKVEKHYLFYDGESVSGKVNLNVKQGGKRLEHQGIRIEFVGQIELFSDKSNTHEFVDLVKELALPGELTQNRSYDFEFMQVEKPYESYTGANVRLRYFLRVTIVRRLSDLVKEYELIVHQLATYPDVNNSIKMEVGIEDCLHIEFEYNKSKYHLKDVIVGKIYFLLVRIKIQHMELQLIKKEITGIGPSTTTETETVAKYEIMDGAPVKGESIPIRLFLAGYDLTPTMRDVNKKFSVRYFLNLVLVDEEDRRYFKQQEIVLWRKAPEKLRKRNFHQRYESPEPRTQPVTAEQPEM, from the exons ATGACGTTTAGCCCTAGTTCAGTGACAGACTGGGTACACGAAGCGAGGCTAGCTGTTAGCAAAACTGTCCAGACGGCCGAGATG AGTTTCCTGGGAGGATTGTTCGGGCCGGTTTGTGAAATAGATGTACTGCTGAATGATGCAGAGAACAGAAAGACGGCCGAGCTGAAAACAGAAGATGGGAAAGTGGAGAAACACTACCTGTTCTACGATGGAGAGTCGGTTTCTGGAAAG GTGAATCTAAATGTGAAGCAGGGAGGAAAGCGGCTGGAGCACCAGGGGATCCGCATTGAGTTTGTTGGACAGATAG AGCTTTTCTCTGATAAGAGCAACACCCACGAGTTTGTGGACCTGGTCAAAGAGCTGGCTTTACCGGGAGAGCTCACCCAGAACAGAAGCTACGACTTTGAGTTCATGCAGGTGGAGAAGCCCTATGAGTCCTATACTGGAGCCAACGTCAGGCTAAG ATACTTCCTCAGGGTGACAATAGTTCGGCGCCTGTCTGACTTGGTGAAGGAATACGAGTTAATTGTCCATCAGTTAGCCACCTACCCTGACGTCAACAATTCGATCAAAATGGAGGTCGGCATAGAAGACTGTCTCCACATCGAGTTTGAATACAATAAATCCAA GTACCACCTCAAGGATGTGATTGTTGGGAAGATTTATTTCCTGCTGGTCAGAATCAAGATCCAACACATGGAGCTGCAGCTCATTAAGAAGGAGATAACAGGCATAG GTCCCAGTACTACCACAGAGACGGAGACGGTTGCTAAGTACGAGATCATGGATGGAGCCCCAGTTAAAGGAGAATCAATTCCCATCAGACTGTTCTTGGCTG GTTATGACTTGACACCCACCATGAGGGATGTTAACAAGAAGTTCTCTGTACGCTACTTCCTTAATCTGGTGCTGGTGGACGAAGAGGACAGGAGATACTTTAAACAACAG gAGATTGTTTTGTGGAGAAAAGCTCCAGAGAAGCTGAGGAAAAGAAACTTCCACCAGCGCTACGAGTCTCCTGAGCCCAGAACCCAGCCGGTAACTGCAGAGCAGCCAGAGATGTGA
- the srgn gene encoding serglycin isoform X2 — translation MKLILVLLISCFALHSTKGAPRTAVYNFVRCNPDGDQANCVTQQSPEMEWSPDLPTKLPASAAEYLEAEPVEDENSPMEENDEDEQEDEEEVEEEESKLSESPGIFLGEEGSGGYEGSAAEGPYMADKSNLDMSDLRRLFASRRISDEVKPDDYKEDHLLQL, via the exons ATGAAACTGATTCTGGTCCTCCTCATCTCCTGCTTCGCCTTACATAGCACAAAGG GAGCACCAAGGACTGCTGTGTATAACTTTGTGAGATGTAACCCTGATGGTGACCAGGCCAACTGTGTGACTCAACAAAGCCCAGAGATGGAGTGGAGTCCAGATCTGCCAACAAAACTGCCTGCTTCTGCTGCAGAGTATCT GGAAGCAGAGCCTGTGGAGGATGAGAATTCACCAATGGAGGAGAACGATGAGGACGAGCAGGAAGACGAGGAGGAGGTAGAGGAGGAGGAATCGAAACTGAGCGAGTCACCTGGGATATTCCTGGGCGAGGAAGGTTCTGGTGGTTACGAAGGCTCTGCAGCTGAAGGTCCATACATGGCGGACAAGAGCAACCTCG ATATGAGTGACCTGAGGAGGCTGTTCGCCAGCAGGCGTATCAGCGATGAGGTAAAACCCGATGATTACAAAGAAGACCACCTTCTGCAGCTGTAG
- the srgn gene encoding serglycin isoform X1 — translation MKLILVLLISCFALHSTKGAPRTAVYNFVRCNPDGDQANCVTQQSPEMEWSPDLPTKLPASAAEYLEAEPVEDENSPMEENDEDEQEDEEEVEEEESKLSESPGIFLGEEGSGGYEGSAAEGPYMADKSNLGETGSGMLWKESEDMSDLRRLFASRRISDEVKPDDYKEDHLLQL, via the exons ATGAAACTGATTCTGGTCCTCCTCATCTCCTGCTTCGCCTTACATAGCACAAAGG GAGCACCAAGGACTGCTGTGTATAACTTTGTGAGATGTAACCCTGATGGTGACCAGGCCAACTGTGTGACTCAACAAAGCCCAGAGATGGAGTGGAGTCCAGATCTGCCAACAAAACTGCCTGCTTCTGCTGCAGAGTATCT GGAAGCAGAGCCTGTGGAGGATGAGAATTCACCAATGGAGGAGAACGATGAGGACGAGCAGGAAGACGAGGAGGAGGTAGAGGAGGAGGAATCGAAACTGAGCGAGTCACCTGGGATATTCCTGGGCGAGGAAGGTTCTGGTGGTTACGAAGGCTCTGCAGCTGAAGGTCCATACATGGCGGACAAGAGCAACCTCGGTGAGACTGGTTCTGGCATGCTCTGGAAAGAAAGTGAAG ATATGAGTGACCTGAGGAGGCTGTTCGCCAGCAGGCGTATCAGCGATGAGGTAAAACCCGATGATTACAAAGAAGACCACCTTCTGCAGCTGTAG
- the kifbp gene encoding KIF-binding protein has translation MASFNSNEWRAICDKFTNAQNLTEIESRNDKENDPFRSKYKARELLREIYCSLKNFEAGEGEEEGGGESGEQRPTEQPVDGQREDLFGQGFSGDSPAGLRAARLGAVEYYLGVNHVDTEELSAGQEHLMNCMKLLERCRVSSPNVSLFIQVRNQLGILWAGRDETETAQGFLETAESIYQRYMKEDGSPPTDMTEYFAAEENLLTHQERIKRFELAYTHTMYYLAQVYKNLGQTERAATYCHTTLQRQLQLNQFTPMEWALNAATLSQYYITKGRYMEGRHCLSAATVISDLAGEVPSEAAAQENETESERREHLRQKRAEIARCWIKYCLNLLQDAKKQLEDNIGELDTDRQEELKRARRREEEEEEKGRKSALLFGSEDTFDSIASIEEKVMCLFPLDFTEARSVFLVGQNHVTQAKDYFQMDGYVTDHIEILQDHSALFRSLAFFEEDLERRCKMHKRRVDMLEPICNDLNAQYYLMIRRQLMFELAETYNEMMDLKLALANRQADTQSLDNHTIKKFNHLCSASAKYFQMFLDSLCSPEGKFPERLEEEVLRPALVARFRVARLHSRLISTSPTVQLDNLNKSLENYKYVVQYCEANPEAGAAVETELELSKEMVGLLPLKINRLNARMDSNN, from the exons ATGGCGTCCTTCAACAGCAACGAATGGAGAGCTATCTGCGACAAATTCACGAACGCCCAAAATCTCACAGAAATAGAATCACGAAACGATAAAGAAAATGACCCCTTCCGCTCTAAGTACAAAGCCAGGGAGCTTCTCAGAGAGATATACTGCTCGCTGAAGAATTTTGAAGCCGGCGAAGGTGAAGAGGAGGGCGGCGGAGAGAGCGGCGAACAACGGCCGACAGAGCAGCCGGTGGACGGGCAGAGAGAGGACCTGTTCGGCCAGGGCTTCAGCGGTGATTCACCAGCCGGGTTGCGGGCCGCAAGACTCGGAGCTGTGGAGTACTACCTGGGCGTCAACCATGTGGACACGGAGGAGCTTTCAGCCGGGCAGGAGCACCTAATGAACTGCATGAAGCTGCTGGAGAGATGCAGAGTGTCGTCCCCGAATGTGTCCCTGTTTATCCAAGTTAGG AACCAGCTAGGTATCCTCTGGGCAGGCCGGGATGAGACAGAGACTGCACAGGGCTTCCTCGAAACTGCAGAATCCATCTATCAACGTTACATGAAGGAG gaCGGCAGTCCTCCCACTGATATGACAGAGTACTTTGCTGCTGAGGAGAACCTGCTGACTCACCAGGAAAGGATTAAGAG GTTTGAGTTGGCCTACACCCATACCATGTACTACCTTGCTCAAGTTTATAAAAACCTGG GTCAAACTGAGCGTGCCGCTACCTACTGCCACACAACCCTGCAGAGACAGCTACAGTTAAATCAGTTTACTCCAATGGAGTGGGCTCTAAATGCTGCTACACTATCCCAGTATTACATCACTAAG GGCCGCTACATGGAAGGCAGACACTGCCTCTCAGCAGCTACTGTTATTTCTGATTTGGCAGGCGAGGTTCCTTCTGAGGCTGCAGCACAAGAGA ATGAGACAGAGAGTGAACGCAGGGAACATCTAAGACAGAAGAGAGCAGAGATCGCAAGATGTTGGATAAAATACTGTTTGAACCTCCTGCAGGATGCCAAGAAGCAGCTAGAG GACAACATCGGTGAGCTGGATACCGATCGTCAGGAGGAACTGAAGAGAGCTAGACGAcgtgaggaggaagaagaagaaaagggcaGAAAGAGTGCTTTGCTGTTTGGCTCTGAAGACACCTTTGACTCTATTGCTAGCATTGAAGAGAAG GTGATGTGTTTGTTCCCCTTGGACTTCACTGAGGCCAGATCTGTATTCTTGGTAGGACAGAATCATGTCACGCAG GCCAAGGACTACTTTCAGATGGATGGCTATGTGACAGACCACATAGAGATTTTGCAGGATCACAGTGCTCTGTTCCGATCCCTGGCCTTCTTTGAAGAGGATCTGGAGCGGCGCTGCAAGATGCACAAACGAAGGGTGGACATGCTGGAGCCGATCTGCAACG ACTTGAACGCACAGTACTATCTAATGATCCGCAGACAGTTGATGTTCGAATTGGCTGAGACCTACAATGAAATGATGGACCTAAAACTTGCATTGGCCAACCGACAAGCAGACACACAGTCTCTAGATAACCACACCATTAAGAAATTTAACCATCTCTGCTCTGCCTCTGCCAA GTACTTCCAGATGTTCTTAGACTCTCTCTGTTCCCCAGAAGGGAAATTTCCAGAGCGCCTGGAGGAGGAAGTGCTCAGACCAGCTCTGGTGGCACGCTTCAGAGTGGCCCGACTACACAGCCGACTCATCAGCACCTCACCTACTGTTCAACTGGACAACCTAAACAAATCTCTGGAAAACTACAA GTACGTGGTGCAGTATTGTGAGGCCAACCCTGAAGCAGGAGCCGCTGTGGAGACAGAGCTGGAGCTGAGTAAGGAGATGGTCGGCCTCCTCCCTCTCAAAATCAACCGCCTCAACGCAAGGATGGACTCAAACAACTGA